The genomic DNA CTGGTTTCGTGGGAAATAACAAGCGATTAGGGCTAGGATGTAAATTTGGCAGTGTTGTTTCTGTAGAATTTGTGGGTGTAGGTTCTGGAGTTAGATCCGGTGTTTCTGTAGAATTGGGATTTTCTGATTCTACAGGCTGGTTTTCTACAGGCTGGTTTTCTACAGGCTCGTTTACCTGGGCTATCTGCTGGGAAGAGTTTTTTGTTTGTGAACAACCTTCCGGCAATAAAAGAGCAGCTGGCTTATTTTTTGAATCTAACTGTAAACACTTATTTACGTATGTTGATTTTACTACATTTGAATTTGCTATTGCTATTGGTAAGACCGTTTTCGTATTTGCTTCTGTCCCAACTTTAGCAATATTAGGTAAAGTGATTTTTGCAACATTATTATTAGTTGTGGGCTTAATTCCAAGGTTACTAAATTGTTCCCCAGGTAATAAAACTGACGAATTATCAACTAAGTTATAAAATTGCTGTCTGTTGTTTTTGTCTACCACTGAATCATTAACATTAGTGGCACTGGCAACACTAGGAAAAGAAACCAGTTTAACTGTATCAACTGTGACTGTGGTAGCCCAAGCTGACTGAGTGGTTAATACTGCTACTGTTACACTAGGTAAGAAACTATGAAATAATTGTTGTCCTTTCACCGCATCTCCTCACACAAAACTCTATCTAGCGGCAGAAAACTTGTCTTCACACAGAATATAGCACGATAATAAATTGAGGCAAAAAGTAGGTTATGAGAACAGATTTAAGAGTCAGACCCCTGCTTATCCTCAAAACGTTTGACAATGCGAGAAAGTTCTGTCTTTTCGTCCATCATAACGCGGGTTGGCGCACCACTGACAATGCGTTCGTAATTGCGGAAGGAGTCTTTGATATTAGGGCCATCTGCCGTGATATTGTACTCTCTAATTCCTTTATCGTGCCATGAACCTCTCATTTTGAATACGTTAATTGCCCGCGACATTTCACCATGAATTTCCACATATTGCAACATGAGAATTGTATCAGTAATCGTGGAAATATGAGAATCAGTGATGGAATGTGACCCCATAAATTGGTCGCTGGTATTGGTAAAGAAACCCGTGATTTCTTCTTGTTTAGCGTAACCTGTAACCCCGATTACAAACTGACGAAAAGCATTATTGCTAACACCTCTAGCTAATGCGGAGAGGGAATCAATGGCGATCCGGGCTGGTTTAAAATCAGCAATTTCTGATTTAATAATTTGTAAGTGGTCTTCTAAACCTGTAGATTCAGGATAGGTACAAATTATTTTTAATAAACCTTGGTGTTCTAGTTCCTCAAAATCAATACCCCAAGAATAGGCATTTCTAGATAATTGAGCGCGGGATTCTTCGTATGCAAATAAAATTGCTCGCTCACCGCTGACACAACCATCTTGAATAAATTTACTGACTAAGAGTGTTTTACCAGTACCAGTTGCTCCGGTGGCCAAAATAATTGAGTCTTTAAAGAAACCACCACCACACATTTCATCTAGGGTACTAACTCCTGAAGATACTCGTACATTAGATGATCTTTGAGTTAAACGCATTGCTCCCAAGGGGAAGATATTGACCCCAGCATTGGTGATTGTGAATGGATATTCACCTTTCATGTGGGTTGTACCGCGCAGTTTGAGAATTTCTATGGTGCGACGGCGACGTTCTCCTTCCAAAACGTTACGAACAATGACCACGTTATCGGAAACGAATTCTTCAACCCCAAAGGAAGCCACTGGCCCATATTCTTCTCCACGCTCTGTTGTGATGATGGTGGTGACAAATAGTTGTTTGAGACGTGCTACCAACCGAAATATTTCTCTTCTGACTACTCCTACAGCTTCATACTGTTGAAACACTGCTGTAATGGAGTCAATGGAAACCCGATGAGCTTTGTATTTGCGGATGGCATATTGTAGACGCTCAATTAAGGCTGAGAGGTCGAAGTTACCAACAATATCTTGACCTTCTGGGTCGGGGGAAGCATCGAGGATAAATAATTTTCCTTCTTCAATGAGTTGTTGTAAATTCCAGCCAAAAATATGGGCGTTTTTAATAATGTCGCTGGGTGATTCTTCAAAGGTAACAAAAACTCCTGGTTCATCAAAGTAGGTGATGCCATTATAGAGAAATTGTAGAGATAATAAGGTTTTCCCTGTACCAGAAGTACCACTAACTAAGGTGGTTCTACCCACTGGTAAGCCGCCATGACTAATATCGTCAAAGCCTTCAATCATGGTGCGAATTTTTTCTACGCCTCCCATAGATGATTGTTTTGGTTCTTGTTGTTCTTGGTCACTCATCGCTGCTCAATAAATAGGTATTTAAACTGTTTTTTTAAACTTTTATTGGTACTTAATTGGGACTAAATATGAATTTTATAACTAAATATCTTCCTGTTCCCAGTCTTCTTCAGTTAATTCATCATACAGTAAGTCTAAGCCTATTAAAACTCTTTCTCTATCTGAAAGATCACCAATTATTTTACGAACTGGAGGGGGTAAAATTTTAGATAATGTGGGTGTAGCTAATATTTTGTCTTCCTCTGCCAATTGAGGATTTTTGAGAACGTCAATTACTTTTAATGCGTAAACGCCTTGAAACTCTTGTTCTAAGATGTTTTTGAGTGTGCTTAATGCGCGTACGGAGTTAGGCGTGTTCCCTGCTACATATAGCTTGAGAACATAGGTTTTTTTGGTTTTATTCATAAATTTACAGGTTATTTCTGACAAATAGTAATGCTAAATAGTTCATTTTTTTGATCAATTGACCACAGATATTTGTTGGTAGTTGATTTTTTTAGTTGTTTTAGTTGTGTTTAGAAATTGCAGATCTATAAGCTTCACATAAATTTGCCAGAATATCTATTAATGTTAATCTGTAATCTAGTAGTGTTTCATCGCTTCTGCCTTCAAGTTTTAATTGTTTGGAAAATTCGTCTATTAGTTCCATGTGAATTTTTATAATTTGCGGCACAGGAATATTAGCACAAAATAATGTGTTGATAAATTTATCTATTTTTATCTTTAGGTTTTGCTCTGAGACAAAGTAATCAATCAAAATTTCCCGGTATTCCAATTTTAAATTTCGCAAGGTTTGCTGCTTTTCGGCAGGACTCATTTCTTGGAAAATTTGCTGATTTTTTTGTTCATGACAAGCTAATATCTGAAAATACTTATCGTTATGAATTAATAAAGGATTATCATTTACTAATTTACTAGGAATTAAATAGTGACTACTATGGGTAATAAATGTTAATTGCCAGTTAAATAATTGATGGTATGTCTGGTGAATAAAATTTTTGACATGATCAGTTAAACTTTGCAGTTTATTCTCTGTATAACTGTGATCTAAATACTTTTTAATCTGTTGTGGACAAATCAATAACACAGGTAATATCATTTATCTTTTAGTAGTTTATATATTTCAGATGATAATCAAACGTGTTGACAAGCACTAACTCAATGCGTCTACAAAGGAATATATCAAAGTATACAGGTGCTATTGGGTTTCAGTGGTTAAAACTTTTTTAGTACGAGGCTTTGGTAATTAAAACATTTCCCTATTATTCGCCTATCGTAGCTGTAATATGCTGTATGTTTTTTTATTTCACTCCTTAATGAAGATACATGAAAGATATTAAAGTAATGTTTCATTCTAAATCATTATAATTCCTCAAGGTTCTAAAACGAATCTTTGGAGCGATAATTGTTTTAAGCTTTAACTATCAATTAGGAGTTGTGGAACACCGATAAGTTATGTTCAAAGTGTTTGCTCATTAGCAAGAGCGGCACAGATATAGCTACTCTGGGATTCATGGTAGTGAATGACTTCCTACCCAAGCTGATTTTACGGCTTTGATAGATATTAGGTTTAACTAAGAAATTTAGCCTCTTCTGAGAAGACACTGCTTCAGGCATAAAAATCATCAGCACTTTGGCAGACATAATGCCAGAGGCTACCACAGGAAGAAAACCCCCTAAGCTTTATGTTAATGCTACAGTACCCGCTTTATGACTTTCTAGCAACCGTACCCAGCTGTCGAGAAACAACGACCCTGGCTGTTGTGCTGGAGATTTTGGAGAAAGAGCAGTGCGATCGCTTGGTAGTGGTGAATAAACAACAGTACCCTATGGGGGTGTTGTATTCTAGTTGTCTGCTCCCCAAATTATTAGCAGCAGCGAGTAGAGAAACATTTTTAAATTTACAGCAACCAATTTCTACTTTGAGTGCGAGTCTGATTTCTACCATACAAACGATTCCAGCTTCTGAGCAACTGGAAAATTTGAGTTTATTTTTAAATTACCCACAAAACCAAAAAAATAGAAATTTAGATTGGGCTTTAATTGATGCAGATAATAAGTTTCTGGGGCTGCTAGATCATCACCGCTTACTCGGATTTTTTGCTAGAAAAAGAGTATCAATTAAATCTATTTATTCAGAAAATACGGTAAACGTGGCTGAGTTAAAATCTTGCTCATATCAGCAAAAAGAGCCGTTAACCGTCAAAAATAGTCCGTTGGTGCTGTTGCTAGAAAAACTACCCTGGCCTTTGATGCTACAAACAAATAAGGGTGAGGTGATTACCAAAAATCCCGCTTGGTGGCAACAGTTGGGAGGTTTGAAAGATCCCGAAGGAATTAGGATACAAGTAGAAAATATACTCTCTTCGGTAAGTTTTCAAGATTTGGAAGATATCAATCATTCAGAGATTAAGTTTAATCCTGAGACTCACAGGGGCGATAATTTGCCTTCTAAACGTGGCAGACCGTTGAAATCTGTGTTAACGATGATAGAGGATGGTCAAGGATTGACCAATAACACATCAAGTCACTGTTTTTTGAATTCTCAACATGGTACTTGTACTTGTGTTGTGGAAGTGCATAGTGGTCAAGAACAGGTTTGGCAGTTTGCCAAAATCCCTTTAAATGCTTCCGAGTTTAAGGTTTGGAATGCTGATTTAGAAATGACATTCAAAAATAATCACACCGAACTTTCTGAAGAGGATCTGTGTTTAATTTTTGCCACTAATATTACAGAACAGCAACAATTGTTTAAGGAACTGGCAGCTAAAAATGCGGATTTGATTCAACTCAATCGCTTGAAAGATGAGTTTTTAGCCTGCATTAGTCATGAACTCAAAACCCCATTAACGGCAGTCTTAGGTTTATCAAGGTTACTGTCTGATCAACAATTGGGAAAACTGAATGAACGACAAGCTCGTTATGCTACTTTAATTCATCAAAGCGGTCGTCATTTGATGAGTGTGGTTAATGATATTTTGGATTTGACCCGGATGGAAACGGGACAGATGGAACTTACTCCTTCTCC from Okeanomitos corallinicola TIOX110 includes the following:
- the kaiB gene encoding circadian clock protein KaiB; this encodes MNKTKKTYVLKLYVAGNTPNSVRALSTLKNILEQEFQGVYALKVIDVLKNPQLAEEDKILATPTLSKILPPPVRKIIGDLSDRERVLIGLDLLYDELTEEDWEQEDI
- a CDS encoding KaiA family protein, which gives rise to MILPVLLICPQQIKKYLDHSYTENKLQSLTDHVKNFIHQTYHQLFNWQLTFITHSSHYLIPSKLVNDNPLLIHNDKYFQILACHEQKNQQIFQEMSPAEKQQTLRNLKLEYREILIDYFVSEQNLKIKIDKFINTLFCANIPVPQIIKIHMELIDEFSKQLKLEGRSDETLLDYRLTLIDILANLCEAYRSAISKHN
- the kaiC gene encoding circadian clock protein KaiC: MSDQEQQEPKQSSMGGVEKIRTMIEGFDDISHGGLPVGRTTLVSGTSGTGKTLLSLQFLYNGITYFDEPGVFVTFEESPSDIIKNAHIFGWNLQQLIEEGKLFILDASPDPEGQDIVGNFDLSALIERLQYAIRKYKAHRVSIDSITAVFQQYEAVGVVRREIFRLVARLKQLFVTTIITTERGEEYGPVASFGVEEFVSDNVVIVRNVLEGERRRRTIEILKLRGTTHMKGEYPFTITNAGVNIFPLGAMRLTQRSSNVRVSSGVSTLDEMCGGGFFKDSIILATGATGTGKTLLVSKFIQDGCVSGERAILFAYEESRAQLSRNAYSWGIDFEELEHQGLLKIICTYPESTGLEDHLQIIKSEIADFKPARIAIDSLSALARGVSNNAFRQFVIGVTGYAKQEEITGFFTNTSDQFMGSHSITDSHISTITDTILMLQYVEIHGEMSRAINVFKMRGSWHDKGIREYNITADGPNIKDSFRNYERIVSGAPTRVMMDEKTELSRIVKRFEDKQGSDS